The following proteins come from a genomic window of Kitasatospora sp. NBC_01246:
- a CDS encoding acyl-CoA dehydrogenase family protein — protein MHAGDLTDDQRAIAKATRAFADEYLAPHAVAWDRDKHFPVEVLRKAADVGLAGVYAREDVGGSELSRLDGVVAFEALATGCPSIAGYLSIHNMVGWMVDRYGTEAQRARWLPALCTAEQLGSYCLTEPGAGSDAAALTTRAVRDGDQWVLDGVKQFISGAGTSQVYVVMARTGGPGPDGVSAFLLDRDDRGLSFGPNEHKMGWNAQPTRQVLLDGVRLPADRLLGAEGEGFRIAMGGLNGGRLGIAACSLGGAQSALERAVAYLADREAFGARLLHAQALQFRLADMATELEAARALVWRAAAALDRGDRRAPQLCAMAKRHATDTGFDVANQALQLHGGYGYLAEYGIEKIVRDLRVHQILEGTNEIMRVIVARGLTGAA, from the coding sequence GTGCACGCAGGTGACCTGACGGACGACCAGCGCGCCATCGCGAAGGCGACCCGGGCCTTCGCCGACGAGTACCTCGCCCCGCACGCGGTGGCATGGGACCGGGACAAGCACTTCCCGGTCGAGGTGCTGCGCAAGGCGGCGGACGTGGGCCTGGCCGGTGTGTACGCGCGCGAGGACGTCGGCGGATCGGAGCTCTCCCGACTGGACGGGGTGGTCGCCTTCGAAGCACTCGCGACCGGCTGCCCGTCGATCGCCGGCTACCTGTCCATTCACAACATGGTCGGCTGGATGGTGGACCGCTACGGAACCGAGGCGCAGCGTGCCCGCTGGCTGCCGGCACTCTGCACGGCCGAACAGTTGGGCAGTTACTGCCTCACCGAGCCCGGCGCCGGCTCCGACGCCGCCGCGCTCACCACCCGGGCCGTGCGCGACGGCGACCAGTGGGTACTGGACGGCGTCAAGCAGTTCATCTCCGGCGCGGGCACATCCCAGGTGTACGTGGTGATGGCGCGGACCGGCGGCCCGGGGCCGGACGGCGTCTCCGCGTTCCTCCTGGACCGCGACGACCGTGGGCTGTCCTTCGGTCCGAACGAGCACAAGATGGGCTGGAACGCCCAGCCGACCCGGCAGGTGCTGCTGGACGGCGTCCGGCTGCCCGCCGACCGCCTGCTCGGGGCGGAGGGCGAGGGTTTCCGCATCGCCATGGGCGGCCTCAACGGCGGGCGGCTCGGCATTGCGGCCTGTTCACTGGGCGGCGCCCAGAGTGCGTTGGAACGTGCGGTGGCCTATCTCGCCGACCGTGAGGCGTTCGGGGCCCGCCTGCTGCACGCCCAGGCGCTGCAGTTCCGACTCGCCGACATGGCGACGGAGTTGGAGGCGGCGAGGGCGCTCGTGTGGCGCGCGGCGGCCGCCCTGGACCGGGGCGACCGGCGGGCACCTCAGCTGTGCGCGATGGCCAAGCGGCACGCCACCGACACCGGCTTCGACGTCGCCAACCAGGCGCTCCAACTGCACGGTGGCTACGGCTACCTCGCCGAGTACGGCATCGAGAAGATCGTCCGCGACCTGCGGGTGCACCAGATCCTGGAAGGGACCAACGAGATCATGCGCGTCATCGTCGCCCGCGGCCTGACCGGAGCCGCCTGA
- a CDS encoding CoA-acylating methylmalonate-semialdehyde dehydrogenase produces MVRELTHFVGGKRIAGTSGRFADVYDPNTGRVQARVPLADRAEVEAVIADAAQAQPEWAAWNPQRRARVLLRFLQLVEQEKEELARLLSAEHGKTVADAHGDIQRGLEVVEFAAGIPHLLKGEFSDNAGTGIDVYSMRQPLGVVAGITPFNFPAMIPLWKAAPALACGNAFVLKPSERDPSVPLRLAELFLEAGLPPGVLNVVNGDKEAVDTLLEDPRVEALGFVGSTPIAQYVYATAAAHGKRAQCFGGAKNHMIVMPDADLDQAADALVGAGYGSAGERCMAISVAVPVGDETADALVAKLVERIAALKVGRSDDPAADFGPLVGRDALERVRDYLDLGVQEGAELVLDGRDFRLSGHEDGYFLGASLFDRVTPGMRIYREEIFGPVLAVVRAADYEEALRLPSEHEFGNGVAIYTRDGDTARDFARRVNTGMVGVNVPIPVPIAYHTFGGWKRSGFGDLNQHGPDSIRFYTRTRTVTSRWPSGVKEGASFTMPTMG; encoded by the coding sequence ATGGTTCGTGAACTGACCCATTTCGTCGGCGGCAAGCGCATCGCCGGGACGTCCGGGCGCTTCGCCGACGTGTACGACCCCAACACCGGCCGGGTACAGGCCCGGGTGCCGCTGGCCGACCGGGCCGAGGTCGAGGCGGTGATCGCCGACGCCGCGCAGGCCCAGCCCGAGTGGGCCGCCTGGAACCCGCAGCGGCGGGCGCGGGTGCTGCTGCGCTTCCTGCAGCTGGTCGAGCAGGAGAAGGAGGAGCTGGCCCGGCTGCTGTCCGCCGAGCACGGCAAGACCGTGGCCGACGCCCACGGCGACATCCAGCGCGGCCTGGAGGTCGTGGAGTTCGCCGCCGGGATCCCGCACCTGCTGAAAGGCGAGTTCAGCGACAACGCCGGCACCGGAATCGACGTCTACTCGATGCGCCAGCCGCTCGGCGTGGTCGCGGGCATCACGCCGTTCAACTTTCCGGCGATGATCCCGCTCTGGAAGGCCGCGCCCGCGCTGGCCTGCGGCAACGCCTTCGTCCTCAAGCCCTCCGAGCGCGACCCCTCGGTGCCGCTGCGCCTGGCCGAGCTCTTCCTCGAAGCGGGGCTTCCCCCGGGCGTGCTCAACGTCGTCAACGGCGACAAGGAGGCCGTGGACACGCTGCTGGAGGACCCCCGGGTCGAGGCGCTCGGCTTCGTCGGCTCGACCCCGATCGCCCAGTACGTCTACGCCACCGCGGCAGCGCACGGCAAGCGCGCCCAGTGCTTCGGCGGAGCGAAGAACCACATGATCGTGATGCCGGATGCCGATCTCGACCAGGCCGCCGACGCCCTCGTCGGCGCCGGCTACGGCTCGGCCGGTGAACGCTGCATGGCGATCTCGGTCGCCGTCCCGGTCGGGGACGAGACGGCGGACGCCCTGGTGGCGAAGCTGGTCGAGCGGATCGCCGCGTTGAAGGTCGGCCGCTCGGACGACCCGGCGGCCGACTTCGGTCCGCTGGTCGGCCGCGACGCCCTGGAGCGCGTCCGCGACTACCTGGACCTCGGGGTCCAGGAGGGAGCCGAACTCGTCTTGGACGGAAGGGACTTCCGCCTGTCCGGCCACGAGGACGGCTACTTCCTCGGTGCCTCGCTGTTCGACCGGGTCACTCCCGGCATGCGGATCTACCGGGAGGAGATCTTCGGCCCGGTCCTGGCCGTGGTCCGCGCCGCTGACTACGAGGAGGCGCTGCGGCTGCCGAGTGAGCACGAGTTCGGCAACGGCGTGGCCATCTACACCCGGGACGGCGACACCGCCCGGGACTTCGCCCGCCGGGTGAACACCGGCATGGTCGGGGTCAACGTGCCGATCCCGGTGCCGATCGCTTACCACACCTTCGGCGGCTGGAAGCGATCCGGCTTCGGCGACCTCAACCAGCACGGCCCCGACTCGATCCGCTTCTACACCCGCACCCGCACCGTCACCTCGCGCTGGCCCTCCGGGGTCAAGGAGGGCGCGAGCTTCACCATGCCGACGATGGGATGA
- a CDS encoding ATP-binding protein, which yields MAVWHVREFTPDDLEAVVRLDGESATTDRPAVFRLSELVAALQAQNPSVVAVADGRLVGTAVGRVDGDRAWVLRIALHPAWRNLGLGTALLSALEHRLQDAGARVVAALLPEEETGAAALGNSGFRPHRGLTYFEKPQAVTGQGTTVLASLGAVVPEARLWGQLTGMADEKRLIERRLVLPLANPELADAHGVEPPRAVVLFGPPGTGKSTFAKAVAGRLGWPFVEFFPSRIASEDGLATGLGRRFEEMAQLDHVLVFIDEVEEVAGTRSLADPASVGVVNELLKSIVRFRDREGRLLVCATNSVAALDPAFLRHGRFDYVLPVGPPDHEARNALWAGYTARTGTAADTAVLAGASSGFTPADIRQVAMAVAQAVFEHTLDTGERTEPGTEDYLDAIRRTRPTVTEEMAREFADQAVRYGRT from the coding sequence ATGGCGGTGTGGCACGTTCGGGAATTCACTCCCGACGATCTCGAAGCGGTGGTGCGGCTCGACGGTGAGAGCGCCACCACGGACCGACCCGCCGTCTTCCGGCTCTCCGAGCTCGTCGCCGCGCTGCAGGCGCAGAATCCGAGCGTCGTCGCGGTGGCCGACGGGCGTCTGGTGGGCACGGCGGTGGGCCGGGTGGACGGGGACCGGGCCTGGGTGCTGCGGATCGCGCTGCACCCCGCCTGGCGGAACCTCGGGCTGGGGACGGCGCTGCTGTCCGCGCTGGAGCACCGACTGCAGGATGCCGGGGCGCGAGTCGTCGCGGCCCTGCTGCCCGAGGAGGAGACCGGCGCCGCGGCGCTGGGCAACTCCGGGTTCCGTCCTCACCGGGGGCTCACCTACTTCGAGAAACCGCAGGCGGTGACCGGCCAGGGCACGACGGTGCTGGCCTCGCTGGGCGCGGTGGTGCCCGAGGCCCGCCTCTGGGGGCAGCTCACGGGGATGGCCGACGAGAAGCGGCTCATCGAACGGCGACTGGTGCTGCCGCTGGCCAATCCCGAACTCGCGGACGCCCACGGGGTGGAACCGCCGCGCGCGGTCGTGCTGTTCGGCCCGCCGGGCACGGGCAAGAGCACCTTCGCCAAGGCCGTGGCCGGCCGGCTCGGCTGGCCGTTCGTAGAGTTCTTCCCCTCGCGGATCGCTTCGGAGGACGGGCTCGCCACGGGGCTCGGCCGCCGCTTCGAGGAGATGGCGCAGCTGGACCACGTGCTGGTCTTCATCGACGAAGTCGAGGAGGTCGCCGGCACCCGCAGCCTCGCCGATCCCGCGTCGGTAGGCGTGGTCAACGAGCTCCTCAAGTCGATCGTGCGGTTCCGCGACCGGGAGGGCCGACTGCTCGTCTGCGCCACCAACTCGGTGGCCGCCCTGGACCCGGCGTTCCTGCGCCACGGCCGGTTCGACTACGTCCTGCCGGTGGGGCCGCCGGACCACGAGGCCCGCAACGCCCTCTGGGCCGGCTACACCGCCAGGACGGGCACGGCGGCCGACACGGCTGTGCTGGCCGGCGCCAGCAGCGGCTTCACCCCCGCCGACATCCGGCAGGTCGCCATGGCGGTCGCCCAGGCCGTCTTCGAGCACACCCTCGACACGGGGGAACGCACCGAACCCGGCACCGAGGACTACCTGGACGCCATCCGGCGCACCCGGCCGACCGTGACCGAGGAGATGGCCCGGGAGTTCGCCGACCAGGCGGTCCGCTACGGGCGCACCTGA